One Neomonachus schauinslandi chromosome 9, ASM220157v2, whole genome shotgun sequence DNA segment encodes these proteins:
- the SALL2 gene encoding sal-like protein 2 isoform X2, producing MAHETGRSSRLGGPCGEPAELGGDASEEDHPQVCAKCCAQFTDPTEFLAHQNACSTDPPVMVIIGGQENPHNSSTSSESRAEGQNSSQVMEAEHSNPPDSGSSVPTDPSWGPERRVEESAGHFLVAATGTAAGGGGGLILASPKLGATPLPPESTPAPPPPPPPPPPPGVGSGHLNIPLILEELRVLQQRQIHQMQMTEQICRQVLLLGSLGQTVGTPASPSELPGMGTASSTKPLLPLFSPIKPVQTSKTLAPSSSSSSSSSGAETPKQAFFHLYHPLGSQHPFSAGGVGRSHKPTPAPSPALPGSTDQLMASPHLAFPGTTGLLAAQCLGAARGLEATASPGLLKPKNGSGELGYGEVMGPLEKPGGRHKCRFCAKVFGSDSALQIHLRSHTGERPYKCNVCGNRFTTRGNLKVHFHRHREKYPHVQMNPHPVPEHLDYVITSSGLPYGMSVPPEKAEEEVAVPGGGVERKPLVASTAALSATESLTLLSTGAGAAAAPALPAFNKFVLMKAVEPKSKADENTPPGSEGSAITGVAEGGTAARMQLSKLVTSLPSWALLTNHFKSTGSFPFPYVLEPLGASPSETSKLQQLVEKIDRQGAVAVASSASGAPTTSAPATSSAASSGPNQCVICLRVLSCPRALRLHYGQHGGERPFKCKVCGRAFSTRGNLRAHFVGHKASPAARAQNSCPICQKKFTNAVTLQQHVRMHLGGQIPNGGTTLSEGGGAAPENGAEQPTVSGPGSFPQQPSQQPSPEEELSEEEEEDEEEEEDVTDEDSLAGRGSESGGEKAISVRGDSEEASGAEEEVGTVGTVAMAAVAGATAGKEMESNEKVIQQPSLPPPPPPPPPPADSLDQTQPMEQGGGDVAGGMEAGARVERSSSPTAALSREGEGSGSASVELSMQEAMRKEPGESSSRKACEVCGQSFATQAALEEHQKTHPKEGPLFTCVFCKQSFLERAILKKHMLLAHHQVQPFAPHGPQNIAALSLVPGCSPSITSPGLSPFPRKDDPTIP from the exons ATGGCGCACGAAACCGGGAGGAGCTCTCGTCTCGGGGGGCCCTGCGGGGAGCCGGCGGAGCTTGGAG GTGATGCTAGCGAGGAGGACCACCCCCAAGTCTGTGCCAAGTGCTGCGCACAATTCACTGACCCAACTGAATTCCTCGCCCACCAGAATGCATGTTCTACTGACCCCCCTGTAATGGTGATAATTGGGGGCCAGGAGAACCCCCACAACTCTTCGACCTCTTCTGAATCCCGGGCGGAGGGCCAAAATAGTTCCCAGGTCATGGAGGCAGAGCACAGCAACCCCCCGGATTCTGGGTCTTCAGTGCCCACAGATCCCTCCTGGGGCCCAGAGCGGAGAGTAGAGGAGTCTGCGGGGCACTTTCTGGTCGCTGCCACAGGTACAGCagctgggggaggcgggggccTGATCTTGGCGAGTCCCAAGCTGGGCGCAACCCCATTACCTCCAGAATCTACCCCTGCaccgccccctcctcctcctccacccccgcccccaggggtAGGCAGCGGCCACTTGAACATCCCTCTGATCTTGGAAGAGCTCCGGGTGTTGCAGCAGCGCCAGATCCACCAGATGCAGATGACTGAGCAAATCTGCCGCCAGGTGCTGCTGCTTGGCTCCTTAGGCCAGACAGTGGGCACCCCTGCCAGTCCCTCAGAGTTACCTGGGATGGGGACTGCCTCCTCCACCAAGCCCCTGCTTCCCCTCTTCAGCCCCATCAAGCCGGTCCAAACCAGCAAGACGCTggcaccttcctcctcctcttcttcatcctcCTCGGGGGCAGAAACGCCCAAGCAGGCTTTCTTTCATCTTTACCATCCACTGGGGTCACAGCACCCTTTCTCTGCCGGAGGGGTTGGGCGAAGCCACaaacccacccctgccccctccccagccctgcctggcagCACAGATCAGCTGATGGCCTCACCTCATCTGGCATTCCCAGGCACCACGGGACTATTGGCAGCACAGTGTCTTGGGGCAGCTCGAGGCCTTGAGGCCACTGCCTCCCCAGGGCTCCTGAAGCCAAAGAATGGAAGTGGTGAGCTAGGCTACGGGGAAGTGATGGGTCCCTTGGAGAAGCCCGGTGGACGGCACAAGTGCCGCTTCTGTGCCAAAGTATTTGGCAGTGACAGTGCCCTGCAGATCCACCTGCGTTCCCACACGGGTGAGAGGCCCTATAAGTGTAACGTCTGTGGCAACCGCTTTACCACCCGCGGCAACCTCAAAGTGCATTTTCACCGGCATCGCGAGAAGTACCCGCACGTGCAGATGAACCCTCACCCGGTGCCCGAGCACCTAGACTACGTCATCACCAGCAGCGGCCTGCCCTATGGTATGTCCGTGCCGCCAGAAAAGGCCGAGGAGGAGGTGGCCGTGCCGGGTGGAGGTGTGGAACGCAAGCCTCTGGTGGCCTCCACCGCAGCACTCAGCGCCACCGAGAGCCTCACGCTGCTGTCCACCGGCGCGGGCGCAGCCGCGGCTCCTGCGCTGCCTGCTTTCAACAAGTTTGTGCTCATGAAGGCAGTAGAGCCAAAGAGTAAAGCTGATGAAAATACCCCTCCGGGGAGTGAGGGCTCAGCCATCACTGGGGTGGCAGAAGGTGGCACAGCAGCCCGAATGCAGCTGAGTAAGCTGGTGACTTCGCTCCCCAGCTGGGCGCTGCTTACCAACCACTTTAAGTCCACAGGGAGCTTCCCCTTCCCCTACGTGCTGGAGCCCCTGGGGGCCTCACCCTCCGAGACCTCGAAGCTGCAGCAACTGGTAGAAAAGATTGACCGGCAAGGAGCTGTGGCAGTGGCCTCTAGCGCCTCGGGAGCCCCCACCACCTCGGCGCCCGCCACCTCGTCCGCCGCCTCGTCGGGACCTAACCAGTGTGTCATCTGCCTCCGGGTGCTGAGCTGTCCTCGCGCGCTGCGCCTGCACTATGGGCAACACGGAGGTGAGCGGCCCTTCAAATGCAAAGTGTGTGGCCGAGCTTTCTCCACCCGGGGCAACCTGCGTGCACATTTTGTGGGCCACAAGGCCAGCCCAGCCGCCCGGGCCCAGAACTCGTGCCCCATCTGCCAGAAGAAGTTCACCAACGCTGTCACTCTGCAGCAGCACGTTCGGATGCACCTGGGGGGCCAGATCCCCAACGGTGGTACCACGCTCTCCGAAGGCGGGGGAGCTGCCCCGGAAAATGGCGCTGAGCAGCCCACAGTCTCAGGCCCGGGGAGCTTCCCCCAGCAGCCGTCCCAGCAGCCGTCCCCGGAAGAGGAGTTgtctgaagaggaggaggaggacgaggaagaggaggaagatgtgACTGATGAAGATTCCCTGGCAGGGAGAGGCTCAGAGAGTGGAGGCGAGAAGGCAATATCCGTGCGAGGTGACTCAGAAGAGGCTTCGGGGGcggaggaggaagtggggaccGTGGGGACCGTGGCGATGGCGGCGGTGGCAGGAGCCACCGCTGGGAAGGAGATGGAAAGCAATGAGAAAGTGATTCAACAGCCTTCCctgccgcccccgccgccgccgcctccaccGCCGGCTGACAGCCTGGATCAAACACagcccatggagcagggaggcgGTGATGTCGCCGGAGGCATGGAAGCGGGGGCCAGAGTGGAGAGGAGCTCGAGCCCAACGGCAGCACTCAGCCGGGAAGGGGAAGGCAGCGGCAGCGCCTCGGTGGAGCTGAGCATGCAGGAGGCCATGAGAAAGGAGCCGGGCGAGAGCAGTAGCAGAAAGGCCTGCGAGGTGTGTGGTCAGAGCTTTGCCACGCAGGCAGCCCTGGAGGAGCATCAGAAGACCCACCCCAAGGAGGGGCCGCTCTTCACTTGTGTTTTCTGCAAGCAGAGCTTTCTCGAGCGGGCTATCCTCAAGAAGCATATGCTGCTGGCTCACCACCAGGTACAACCCTTTGCCCCCCACGGCCCTCAGAATATTGCTGCTCTTTCCTTGGTCCCAGGCTGCTCACCTTCCATCACTTCCCCGGGGCTCTCCCCCTTTCCCCGAAAAGATGACCCCACGATCCCATGA